A genomic window from Labrus bergylta chromosome 7, fLabBer1.1, whole genome shotgun sequence includes:
- the LOC109988885 gene encoding NACHT, LRR and PYD domains-containing protein 12-like isoform X5 — MSDRGDKEEDRAESPLSSCLSMESDWSKGRPPDFSNEPGLSDPQITKGSVSVEEQLSSCALCQDVLRDPVSTSCGHCFCRQCLTSYWDQSTSSGETSCPQCGERSVIRRGLQISSQSSSVTIDRGLQEVLDEHKISLRRRCEHVTEGSDETGSRTLLNRIYTELYITDGQSEEVNTQHEVRQLETDSKKKTLHETPIKCQDIFKALPDQQKQKTEAQTDQQKPIRVVLTNGVAGVGKTFSVQKFTLDWADGSENQDLSLVILLSFRELNLIRDKEYSLLELLRVFHPTLQKVAAETLAVCKLLFIFDGLDESRPSLDFTNRKVVSDVTKKSPLNTLLTNLIKGNLLPSAFIWITSRPAAANQIPPSCVDRVTEVQGFTDAQKEEYFRKRFSDDEDLSSRIISHIKTSRSLHIMCLIPVFCWITATVLEHMMSTEQRGELPNTLTDLFSHFLLVQTKRKKHKYDEGRETSLHELMEADGEVLLKLGRLAFEHLEDGNIMFYKEDLEQCGLDVKEASVYSGVCTEIFKRESVIFQKTVYCFVHLSVQEFLAAVYMFHCLTNRKRGVVKAFLKDINIIFQTPESDDLSLDVFLRSAMEKSLKSKNGHLDLFVRFLHGLSLEFNQRLLGGLLGRRDNSPEMTQRVINNLKYMNSDDISPDRSINIFHCLTEMNDLSVHQEIQKFLKSENRSEELSVIHCSALAYMLQMSEEVLDEFNLNEYKTSDQGRLRLIPAVRNCRKAKFINCGLSESHYEAVASALKSNPSHLRELDLSSNKLQDSGVKLLSEGLQSPNCRLESLNLWSCSLSEISCSSLASALKSNPSHLRYLDLTYNELEDSGVKLLCDFLQSPNCRLETLRLFRCRFSEISCSSLASALKSNPSHLRELDLGNNKLQDSGVKLLCDFLQSPNCSLEDLRLWGCSLSEISCSSLASALKSNPSHLRHLHLTKNELQDSGVKLLCDFLQSPNCRLETLSLSDCSLSEISFSSLASALKSNASHLRELDLGFNKLQDSGVKLLSEGLQSPNCRLETLRLRSCSLSEISCSSLASALKSNPSHLIDLNLSSNKLQDSGKKLLRDLQENLDYRLEDLSCW; from the exons atgagtgatcgaggagacaaagaggaggacagagcagagtctcctctgtccagctgtctctctatggaGAGTGACTGGTCTAAAGGTCGTCCTCCagacttcagtaatgaaccaggactctcagatccaca aataacaaaggggtctgtttctgtggaggagcagctttccagctgtgctttgtgtcaggacgtcctgagagatcCCGTTTCTACCAGCTGTGGACACTGTTTCTGCAGACAGTGTCTGacctcatactgggaccagtctacttcatcaggagagACCTCCTGTCCCCAGTGTGGAGAAAGATCTGTCATAAGACGAGGACTGCAGATATCCAGTCAGTCCAGCAGTGTAACCa tagATAGAGGTCTACAGGAGGTTTTAGATGAACATAAGATCAGTCTGAGGAggagatgtgaacatgtgactgaaggaagtgatgaaacaggaagtagaaccctcctcaacaggatctacactgagctctacatcacagacggacagagtgaagaggtgaacacccaacatgaggtgagacagcttgagacagactctaaaaagaagaccctccatgagactccaatcaagtgtcaggacatctttaaagccttacccgaccaacagaaacagaagacagaagctcaaacagaccaacagaaacccatcagagtggttctgacaaacggcgtcgctggtgttggaaaaaccttctcagtgcagaagttcactctggactgggcagacGGCTCAGAAAACCAAGAcctcagtctggtgatcctgctttcattcagggagctgaacttgatcagagataaggagtacagtcttcttgagctgctccgtgttttccatccaacattacagaaggtcgcagcagagacgctcgctgtctgtaaactgttgttcatctttgacggcctggatgaaagcagaccgtcATTGGACTTCACAAACAGGAaggttgtgtctgatgtcacaaagaagtcaccgttaaacacactgttgacaaacctcatcaaggggaatctgctcccctcagctTTCATCTGGATAACgtctcgacctgcagcagccaatcagatccctccttcatgtgttgacagggtaaCAGAAGTACAAGGCTTCACTGAcgcccagaaggaggagtacttcaggaagaggttcagtgatgatgaagatctgtccagcagaatcatctcacacatcaagacatccaggagcctccacatcatgtgtctgatcccggtcttctgctggatcactgccacagttctggagcacatgatgagcacagagcaaagaggagagctgcccaataCCCTGACTGACCTGttctcacacttcctgctggttcagacaaagaggaagaagcacAAGTATGATGAGGGACGTGAGACAAGTCTacatgagctgatggaggctgacggggaagttcttctgaagctggggaggctggcgtttgaacatctggaggatggaaacatcatgttctataaAGAAGACCTGGAGCAGTGTGGTCTGGATGTCAAAGaggcctcagtgtactcaggagtttgtacagagatcttcaaaagAGAAAGTGTGATcttccagaaaacagtctactgctttgttcatctgagcgttcaggagttcctggctgcagtctacatgttccactgtttgacaaacaggaagagaggtgtAGTGAAGGCTTTCCTTAAAGACATCaacatcatttttcaaactccTGAAAGTGATGACTTATCCCTGGATGTCTTCCTGAGGAGtgccatggagaaatccctgaaaagtaaaaatggtcacctggacctgtttgtcCGCTTCCTTCATGGCCTTTCTCTGGAGTTcaaccagagactcttaggaggtctgctgggtcggagagacaacagtccagaaatgacccagagagtcatcaacaacctgaagTATATGAACAGTGAtgatatctctcctgacagaagcatcaacatcttccactgtctgacggagatgaacgacctctcagtccatcaggagatccaaaagttcctgaagtcagagaacagatcagaggaactctctgtgatccattgctctgctctggcctacatgttgcagatgtcagaggaggttctggatgagtTCAATCTGAATGAGTACAAGACATCAGACCAGGGACgactgagactgattccagctgtgaggaactgcagaaAGGCAAA GTTTATTAACTGTGGACTGTCAGAGAGTCACTATGAAGccgtggcctcagctctgaagtccaacccctcccatctgagagagctggacctgagctccaacaagctgcaggattcaggagtgaagctgctgagtgagggactgcagagtccaaactgtagactggagtcTCTGAA tttgtggagctgcagtttgtcagagatcagttgttcttctctggcctcagctctgaagtccaacccctcccatctgagataTTTGGACCTGACCTATAACGAGCTggaggattcaggagtgaagctgctgtgtgattttctgcagagtccaaactgtagactggagactctgag ATTGTTCAGATGCAGGTtttcagagatcagctgttcttctctggcctcagctctgaagtccaacccctcccatctgagagagctggacctgggtaacaacaagctgcaggattcaggagtgaagctgctgtgtgattttctgcagagtccaaactgtagccTGGAGGATCTGAG attgtggggctgcagtttgtcagagatcagctgttcttctctggcctcagctctgaaatccaacccctcccatctgagacaTCTGCACCTGACTAAGAacgagctgcaggattcaggagtgaagctgctgtgtgattttctgcagagtccaaactgtagactggagactctgag tttgagtgactgcagtttgtcagagatcagcttttcttctctggcctcagctctgaagtccaacgcctcccatctgagagagctggacctgggcttcaacaagctgcaggattcaggagtgaagctgctgagtgagggactgcagagtccaaactgtagactggagactctgag